The following proteins are encoded in a genomic region of Syngnathus acus chromosome 22, fSynAcu1.2, whole genome shotgun sequence:
- the mgaa gene encoding MAX dimerization protein MGA a isoform X6 produces the protein MASKAQQKVMVFDDGRSASPAFAPDADYLPQHFAQAGRGSNGCYKEATLTGEADAQSGTSCSRRAATKLSRGDLLPAESTCRGIQVTLDNNNMWNEFFRCKTEMILTKQGSRMFPYCRFRISGLQPSKKYVLMMDVQLVDQNRYTWTGTSWQAAGKAERHVTNLLFAHPESPAAGQLWMQNPVSFYKLKLTSNAADQQGNVLVHPMHRYIPRLHVVQTEKAPEDIKLNASNVATFTFQQTEFMAVTMYHNCQFAQLKVDYNPFAKGLREDGVGSLGPKMKSNQGEASVSGRQQPLKKSLKSLLANHKARSFTNTTNCVQEVSLGPAPQVVKNTTCNNSRPADQLSGDLGREAHISLTRCSVGSSKGLEQSNAITTAGNATSQDIDKANKQSTESSSEAPPQTKGQGLVVSEPECQAKVQRPLPLPALALFLKKHSTKTKAVKSKLESSSTQVPAEVQSGTSTASANQNPNTTSHVKPDNQGSTPSGSDKLSLGEEPSQALCSLASPEAKRLRTCPNVLVRSACEPAKAEFAKVEEPLGNHKTLLCSSRPTSSLSPLLNRDTPDMPSTPPPSVSKSAHFLAGSPCSAFGFELLSPVSSPEPLPSLPATFTLELDSGSSKAPEASLPSKDCDPSVFKWHTVLPPPEPYVEPSFEVFQPTAQRLSLESSLLPSQSAANEPSPSGVPVQPDPPAVHSLSFQESEQPLPFPGELSPLALPLTLSPTFSSLDGDALSPTPSIADLVQFFSTEEHLAIGVEFPNADSLLPPCPADVSGEANTPAPPEHVLTMASPKQLKSKKKTRRRKAAMSDLDLKTDDSAYVTMKPNLEEVEEQLFISFTSKEALKLHIAESDEQEANSRLVPSLPDVGLLRAMEYRSRDETIAFYEEALVKDLKMMKHQQIIHPVLQEVGLKMNLLDASLSIDLQYLGVRLPIPPPGASVEPLSQALPPLQGASGSFVSRTGKTTDVTQIKGWREKFSPSESSETPSPSKAEAVSVSSEQNRKNLSAFCSDMLDQYLESEAKLIDQRVASFSQPPPDSLPVYELPTSSSSYVRTLGSILKKQSAAPPSFDLITGFIPPSKRAKAPHLQLKTSRKAERKPKSSKPLLTDCPQAPAPLVEESPKPKETPPIVCPAPNMLVSPPAQSPPFERRKRLKRKPAPQQSGADHSSSLQPPLTRGLLRQKDLEDGAAWAGHPRTFVTEERASISLTSLFTLKGFVSENPTAPIQLAPRPDPACLNDFCRLGCICSSLARTARLSHCGRPQCMLGCSCLKQKVVLLKNLDGSDSSPSGCSATKRKKRKRMKMAYILKEADSVSQPAERIRTLWKRDDGDAHPEVMHVPEAVLLSKATQGTGSCARVRRFVGKCGTTQQQPFRKPKRRKMKCGKKPVTLHPAEPPNLAEESRASRRLTILTEGRWTCDEDRDHVLKMLCEAMAQDLLKKPFWARTYQISPISQTVEDSGTIHYKVLISKQDGAQKAQEVEPMEAWQREVTEEDFTEDSPQEPDQSDTEEDSAERAWSEWEDRSQMGLALPFFNGVSAAGFLSASKKRAGGTDPIQVNGKKYPLAKIQLGEMGALHPANRLAAYLTGRVAAAKKQTIIPTLLEPQRMSSHRHGLTYPTAMSTAVSMSTAVSTSTAVSTSTAVSTATAASTALVTTTALTTTSPAVSTGNAVSTGNAVSTGNAVSTETTASIALVAATTAFSVAAISPGTAAFSSTAVSTAIAPLTSPVTTAFAVTTATLTSTSTATATPAAAVTYYLVPPPPSGPRMPTAHPAVPSSSTVRMILRQVQSPTGVRYYRRPDGKLVQLIPVSQLRAATPCKTGESPKGSTRASGTSSLMAPASGTAGGPVPPSANAGISGLKSFTVNRVSFPLLLDSASSSQKSSTDRIIPATSTKNPVTAEAAAPDLVSSEVRSVPAETAPTALLNNPDVAESKVSGAEAPSFSSPEPARDVADLDVVCIVDDENNVRDREGRVINLVDSSSDRTDHSSDSTDESTDCEGLRSADSPSM, from the exons ATGGCCTCTAAGGCACAACAGAAAGTGATGGTGTTTGATGACGGCAGGTCGGCCAGCCCTGCATTTGCGCCTGATGCTGATTATCTACCTCAGCACTTTGCTCAGGCAGGCCGAGGCTCAAATGGATGTTACAAAGAGGCCACCCTGACGGGTGAAGCCGACGCGCAGTCAGGAACATCCTGCAGTAGACGCGCTGCCACCAAACTGTCTAGAGGGGATTTGCTTCCAGCTGAGAGCACTTGCAGAGGCATCCAAGTGACTttggacaacaacaacatgtgGAACGAGTTCTTCAGGtgtaaaactgaaatgattcTGACGAAGCAAGGCAGCAGGATGTTTCCATATTGCCGGTTTCGCATCTCTGGACTGCAGCCGTCCAAGAAGTATGTTTTGATGATGGATGTTCAGCTGGTAGACCAGAATCGTTACACCTGGACCGGCACCAGCTGGCAAGCGGCCGGGAAGGCGGAACGACACGTGACAAATCTTCTGTTTGCCCATCCCGAATCACCTGCCGCCGGTCAGCTCTGGATGCAGAATCCGGTTTCGTTTTACAAACTGAAGCTGACAAGCAACGCGGCCGACCAGCAAGGCAACGTCCTAGTGCACCCGATGcatcgctacattccgcgttTGCATGTGGTCCAGACAGAGAAAGCTCCTGAAGACATTAAGCTGAATGCCTCAAACGTTGCCACGTTCACATTTCAACAGACTGAGTTCATGGCTGTCACCATGTACCACAACTGCCAATTTGCTCAACTCAAAGTCGATTACAACCCGTTTGCTAAGGGACTCAGGGAGGACGGTGTCGGTTCGCTCGGCCCGAAGATGAAATCCAACCAAGGTGAAGCTTCAGTATCCGGTCGGCAGCAACCGCTCAAGAAAAGCTTGAAGTCTTTGCTTGCAAATCACAAAGCTCGAAGCTTTACGAACACTACAAACTGTGTCCAAGAAGTATCCTTGGGACCTGCACCCCAAGTTGTGAAGAACACTACCTG CAACAACTCACGACCAGCAGATCAATTAAGTGGGGACCTCGGCCGAGAGGCGCACATTTCCTTAACGAGATGCAGCGTGGGCTCCTCAAAGGGACTTGAGCAAAGCAACGCTATTACAACTGCAGGAAACGCCACAAGCCAAGACATTGATAAAGCCAATAAGCAGTCGACAGAGTCCTCAAGTGAAGCTCCACCGCAAACAAAGGGCCAAGGACTGGTTGTTTCTGAGCCTGAATGTCAGGCCAAGGTCCAACGGCCTCTTCCTCTGCCGGCCTTGGCGCTGTTCTTGAAAAAGCATTCCACTAAGACCAAGGCCGTCAAGAGCAAGTTGGAATCTTCCTCGACCCAAGTTCCTGCAGAGGTCCAAAGCGGAACAAGCACCGCTTCTGCTAATCAGAATCCAAACACAACATCTCACGTGAAACCTGACAACCAGGGTTCTACCCCAAGCGGATCAGACAAGTTGAGTCTGGGAGAAGAACCTTCTCAAGCGCTCTGCAGTCTGGCTTCTCCGGAAGCAAAACGATTAAGAACTTGCCCTAATGTCCTGGTGCGTTCAGCTTGTGAGCCAGCAAAAGCAGAGTTTGCCAAGGTTGAAGAGCCACTTGGAAACCACAAGACTTTGCTTTGTTCATCTCGTCCTACCTCCTCTTTGTCTCCACTGTTGAACCGTGATACTCCCGACATGCCAAGCACCCCGCCGCCCTCAGTGTCCAAGTCTGCTCATTTTCTTGCTGGCTCACCGTGTTCAGCTTTTGGCTTTGAGCTGTTGTCCCCCGTGAGTTCGCCAGAGCCACTGCCTTCTCTCCCTGCTACCTTTACGTTGGAGCTGGACTCTGGCTCTTCCAAGGCTCCTGAGGCTTCACTGCCAAGCAAAGACTGTGACCCGTCTGTCTTTAAGTGGCATACGGTGTTACCTCCTCCTGAACCCTACGTGGAGCCCTCTTTTGAAGTGTTCCAGCCGACGGCTCAGAGACTTTCACTGGAGTCCTCCTTGTTGCCTTCCCAAAGTGCAGCCAATGAGCCATCCCCGTCTGGTGTCCCGGTCCAGCCCGATCCCCCAGCTGTCCattctctttcttttcaaGAGAGTGAGCAGCCGCTGCCTTTCCCAGGGGAACTGTCTCCCCTTGCACTTCCGCTCACTCTCTCGCCAACGTTTTCCTCCTTGGATGGCGACGCGTTGTCCCCTACGCCTTCTATCGCCGATCTCGTGCAGTTTTTCTCGACAGAAGAGCACCTCGCAATAGGTGTGGAGTTTCCCAACGCGGATTCGCTTCTACCTCCCTGTCCGGCTGATGTCTCGGGAGAAGCCAACACCCCGGCTCCTCCTGAGCATGTCCTGACGATGGCGTCCCCCAAACAACTGaagagcaaaaagaagactcGACGGCGAAAAGCCGCCATGTCCGATTTGGACCTGAAGACGGACGACTCCGCCTACGTGACCATGAAGCCTAACCTGGAAGAAGTTGAGGAGCAGCTCTTTATCTCCTTCACGTCCAAG GAGGCTCTCAAACTTCATATTGCCGAGAGTGACGAGCAAGAAGCAAACAGCCGGCTTGTGCCGTCGCTGCCGGACGTTGGCCTGCTGCGAGCAATGGAATATCGCTCCCGTG ACGAGACGATCGCTTTCTATGAGGAAGCTCTTGTCAAAGACCTCAAGATGATGAAGCACCAGCAGATCATCCACCCAGTGCTGCAAGAGG TTGGACTGAAGATGAACCTGCTGGACGCCAGCCTCTCCATTGACCTGCAGTACTTGGGTGTGCGTCTCCCCATACCACCCCCGGGAGCCAGCGTGGAGCCTCTAAGCCAGGCACTGCCGCCGTTGCAGG GCGCTTCTGGATCGTTTGTGTCCAGGACCGGAAAGACAACAGATGTGACGCAAATTAAAGGTTGGAGGGAAAAGTTCAGTCCTTCGGAATCCTCGGAGACTCCGTCGCCTTCCAAGGCCGAAG CAGTGTCGGTCAGCTCAGAGCAGAACCGCAAGAACTTGTCGGCGTTCTGCAGTGACATGCTGGACCAATACCTGGAGAGCGAGGCCAAGCTGATCGACCAGCGCGTGGCCAGCTTCTCTCAGCCACCACCAGATTCGCTGCCCGTCTACGAGCTtcccaccagcagcagcagctatGTGCGCACGCTCGGCAGCATCCTCAAGAAGCAAAGCGCCGCCCCGCCCAGCTTCGACCTCATCACTGGGTTCATCCCACCCTCCAAGAGAGCCAAAGCCCCCCACCTGCAGCTTAAGACCTCTAGGAAAGCTGAAAGGAAGCCCAAGAGTTCCAAACCCCTTTTGACAGACTGCCCCCAGGCCCCAGCTCCCCTCGTGGAGGAGTCTCCAAAACCAAAGGAAACTCCGCCCATAGTCTGCCCTGCGCCAAACATGCTGGTCTCTCCCCCCGCCCAGTCCCCTCCTTttgagaggaggaagaggctcAAACGTAAGCCGGCCCCGCAGCAGTCTGGCGCAGACCATTCAAGTTCCCTCCAACCGCCGCTGACCCGAGGCTTGCTGAGGCAGAAAGACCTGGAGGACGGCGCTGCCTGGGCGGGGCATCCTCGCACCTTTGTCACGGAGGAGAGGGCCTCCATATCGCTGACGTCGCTTTTCACCTTAAAG GGTTTTGTGAGCGAGAATCCCACCGCCCCTATCCAGCTGGCACCCCGGCCCGATCCAGCGTGCCTCAACGACTTCTGCCGCCTGGGCTGCATCTGCTCCAGCCTGGCCCGCACGGCCCGGCTCAGCCACTGCGGCCGGCCGCAGTGCATGCTGGGCTGTAGCTGCCTCAAGCAGAAGGTGGTTCTGCTCAAGAACCTGGACGGCTCCGACTCCAGCCCATCGGGCTGCAGCGCCACcaaaaggaagaagaggaagaggatgaagatggcCTACA TACTCAAGGAAGCTGACAGCGTCTCTCAGCCCGCTGAGCGCATCCGGACGCTATGGAAGAGGGACGACGGCGACGCCCACCCAGAGGTGATGCATGTCCCCGAAGCTGTCTTGCTTTCCAAG GCAACACAGGGCACCGGCAGCTGTGCCCGAGTGAGAAGATTTGTGGGAAAGTGTGGAACAACGCAGCAG CAGCCATTCAGGAAGCCCAAACGGCGCAAGATGAAATGTGGCAAAAAACCCGTAACATTGCATCCAG CTGAGCCGCCAAACCTTGCGGAGGAGTCGAGAGCGTCCAGACGTCTGACCATCCTCACCGAGGGTCGCTGGACGTGTGACGAGGACCGCGACCACGTGCTGAAGATGCTGTGCGAGGCCATGGCCCAGGACCTACTGAAAAAGCCCTTTTGGGCCCGCACGTACCAGATCAGCCCCATCAGCCAGACGGTGGAGGACAGCGGCACCATCCACTACAAagttctcatcagcaaacaagATGGCGCTCAGAAG GCGCAGGAGGTGGAGCCCATGGAGGCCTGGCAACGTGAGGTCACCGAGGAGGATTTTACAGAGGACTCTCCTCAGGAGCCCGACCAAAGCGACACAGAAGAAGATTCGGCGGAGCGAGCTTGGAGCGAGTGGGAGGACAGGAGCCAGATGGGCTTGGCTCTGCCCTTCTTCAACGGCGTCTCAGCCGCCGGCTTCCTGTCGGCCAGCAAGAAGCGAGCGGGTGGCACCGACCCCATCCAG GTGAATGGGAAAAAGTATCCTCTGGCCAAGATCCAATTAGGCGAGATGGGGGCGCTCCACCCCGCCAACCGTCTGGCGGCGTATCTGACCGGCCGTGTGGCGGCCGCCAAGAAGCAGACCATTATTCCAACCTTACTCGAGCCCCAGCGGATGTCTTCTCACCGCCATGGGCTGACGTACCCAACCGCCATGTCAACCGCTGTCTCCATGTCAACCGCTGTCTCCACGTCAACCGCTGTCTCCACGTCAACCGCTGTCTCCACGGCAACCGCTGCGTCCACGGCACTCGTTACTACTACAGCCCTGACCACCACGTCACCCGCCGTCTCCACGGGTAATGCCGTCTCCACGGGTAATGCCGTCTCCACGGGTAATGCCGTCTCCACGGAAACCACCGCGTCCATCGCACTCGTCGCTGCCACAACTGCCTTCAGTGTAGCTGCCATCTCCCCGGGAACTGCCGCTTTTTCGTCAACTGCCGTCTCCACGGCAATCGCCCCCCTCACATCACCTGTTACTACCGCATTTGCCGTCACCACAGCAACCTTGACCTCAACATCAACCGCCACCGCTACGCCTGCTGCCGCTGTCACTTACTACTTGGTGCCACCTCCACCATCAG GTCCCCGCATGCCGACGGCCCACCCGGCCGTGCCCTCCTCCTCGACAGTCCGGATGATTCTGCGGCAGGTGCAGAGTCCGACGGGCGTTCGCTACTACCGCAGACCGGATGGCAAACTGGTCCAGCTGATCCCAGTCAGCCAGCTGAGAGCGGCCACCCCCTGCAAGACAGGCGAGTCCCCAAAAG GTTCCACCCGCGCCTCTGGAACTTCTTCTCTCATGGCTCCTGCGAGCGGCACGGCTGGTGGCCCAGTGCCGCCGAGCGCAAACGCCGGCATCTCGGGCCTCAAGTCGTTCACGGTCAACCGCGTCTCCTTCCCGCTCCTCCTCGATTCCGCGTCCTCGAGTCAGAAGAGCAGCACCGACAGAATCATTCCCGCCACCTCCACAAAGAATCCTGTTACCGCCGAGGCGGCCGCCCCTGACCTCGTCAGTTCGGAAGTCCGCAGCGTGCCAGCCGAGACAGCACCCACGGCTCTCCTGAATAACCCGGATGTGGCAGAGTCAAAAGTTTCAGGCGCAGAGGCTCCTTCATTCAGCTCGCCGGAGCCAGCCAGGGATGTGGCGGACCTGGACGTGGTCTGCATTGTGGATGACGAGAACAACGTCCGAGATCGCGAGGGCCGTGTTATCAACCTGGTGGACTCGTCCAGCGACCGGACGGATCACTCATCCGACTCCACGGATGAGTCGACCGACTGCGAAGGACTCCGCTCCGCTGACAGC CCTTCCATGTGA